One window of Pelobates fuscus isolate aPelFus1 chromosome 9, aPelFus1.pri, whole genome shotgun sequence genomic DNA carries:
- the PDZD4 gene encoding PDZ domain-containing protein 4, producing the protein MGCNMCVVRKPEEHYKVMLQVNGKELSRLSQEQTFETLRTTKDPLLIQVLRRSPRMKGTLATSSHDLQFVDSGTQTDITFEHIMTMGKARPPSPAMVVLEPYVLSELPPIGNEFYDQAAYMDGAQPEGERTDELEYEEVELCKSNHLDKLGLTVCYRTDDEEDLGIYVGEVNPNSIAARDGRIREGDRILQINGIDVQNREEAVAILTQEENTNVSLLVARPETEMGRRWKDSDREDFLDDLVSENEEELQAQRLNSPPQQQVENEAAEPSPKSPRPFPLPAGLSRSQELDSGVGRTDESTRNDESSEHDLLGDDQTSTANTPGSQRRLRFLRGDSQHPLQCREFHHSLDSLLAADGSTPYGEAQPPAAGLTDEEYERYRELLEITCHLENGNGPAFLYASRQGGLDVNRNESVLREMAVLEEELRHLEFKFRNVLRAQKMQQLRERCMKAWLLEEEDSLYEFVGGSTANNEASTKLPDITELPERSDKDSTSAYNTGESCRSTPLMIEPPISLDSPLRRINDTSGALCQAAEGLCSNANMNRGHVKNVPPYPGSPEHVSSKFRSLCRDGRHTTDERLRRGAKPGNELDRGSRENSPYLSRRQRSQGGERYRSCLQLAQQRSLDELDGDPTCVKGIGVSHGTHPHAEPRMEWKVKVRSDGTRYVAKRPVRDRLLKARAMKIKEERSGMTTDDDAVSEMKMGRYWSKEDRKRHLMRAREQRKRREFMMQSRLDCLREQQQQQQGVEGKGEMSIIALSHRKTMKKRNKKILDNWITIQEMLAHGTRSADGKRVYNPLLSVTTV; encoded by the exons GTGAATGGAAAGGAACTTTCGAGACTTTCTCAGGAGCAGACGTTTGAGACTCTACGCACCACTAAAGATCCGTTGCTGATCCAAGTGCTTAGGCGGAGCCCTCGTATGAAGGGGACACTGGCCACCTCTTCCCATGACCTGCAATTTGTGGACAGTGGCACACAGACGGACATCACCTTTGAGCACATCATGACAATGGGCAAAGCACGACCTCCTAGTCCAGCCATGGTGGTCCTGGAACCTTATGTACTCTCAGAGCT CCCACCCATCGGAAATGAGTTTTACGACCAGGCAGCCTATATGGATGGTGCGCAGCCCGAGGGAGAACGAACTGATGAACTGGAATATGAG GAAGTGGAATTGTGCAAGTCAAACCATTTGGACAAGCTCGGACTGACTGTGTGTTATCGTACTGATGATGAAGAGGACCTTGGGATATATGTAGGAGAG GTCAATCCAAACAGCATTGCAGCAAGAGATGGACGGATAAGAGAAGGAGACCGAATTCTACAG ATTAACGGTATTGATGTGCAAAATAGAGAAGAGGCAGTGGCCATTCTAACACAAGAAGAGAACACAAACGTCTCTTTATTGGTAGCCCGTCCAGAGACAGAG aTGGGCAGACGATGGAAAGATAGTGATAGAGAGGACTTCCTTGATGACCTAGTATCGGAAAACGAAGAGGAACTGCAAGCACAGAGACTGAATTCTCCACCTCAGCAACAG GTTGAGAATGAGGCAGCTGAGCCCAGTCCCAAATCTCCACGCCCTTTCCCTCTCCCTGCAGGCCTGAGTCGGAGTCAGGAACTGGACAGTGGAGTAGGGAGGACAGATGAGAGCACCCGCAATGATGAAAGTTCTGAGCATGACCTCCTGGGAGATGACCAGACAAGCACTGCGAATACTCCAGGCAGTCAGCGTCGCCTTCGTTTCCTACGTGGAGACTCCCAGCATCCTTTGCAGTGCCGTGAATTTCACCACAGCCTTGACTCTCTGTTGGCAGCAGATGGCTCCACTCCTTACGGTGAGGCTCAGCCACCAGCTGCAGGGCTGACAGATGAGGAATATGAAAGATACAGAGAACTTTTGGAAATCACCTGTCATCTGGAGAATGGCAATGGACCTGCCTTCCTATACGCATCTCGTCAGGGTGGCCTTGATGTAAACCGCAATGAGAGTGTCCTCCGTGAAATGGCTGTACTCGAGGAAGAGCTACGACATTTGGAGTTCAAGTTCCGCAATGTTCTTCGAGCACAAAAGATGCAACAGCTGCGGGAACGTTGCATGAAAGCCTGGCTTCTGGAAGAAGAGGACAGTCTTTATGAGTTTGTAGGTGGGAGCACTGCCAACAATGAAGCCTCTACCAAGCTCCCAGATATTACCGAGTTGCCAGAAAGATCAGACAAGGACAGCACTAGTGCATACAACACTGGAGAAAGCTGCCGGAGCACTCCTTTAATGATAGAACCACCAATATCCTTGGACAGTCCACTGAGGCGGATTAATGATACATCTGGTGCATTATGCCAGGCAGCAGAGGGCCTCTGTTCCAATGCTAACATGAACAGAGGACATGTCAAAAATGTTCCACCATATCCTGGTAGCCCTGAGCATGTGTCATCAAAATTCCGCTCTCTGTGTCGTGATGGACGGCACACAACAGATGAGAGATTGAGACGAGGAGCCAAGCCAGGAAATGAGCTAGATCGTGGTAGTCGAGAGAACAGCCCGTACCTCAGCAGACGCCAGCGCTCCCAAGGAGGGGAACGTTACCGAAGCTGCCTGCAATTAGCACAACAACGCAGCTTAGATGAGCTAGACGGAGATCCCACGTGTGTGAAGGGCATAGGGGTCTCCCATGGTACTCACCCCCATGCAGAGCCACGTATGGAGTGGAAGGTAAAGGTAAGAAGTGATGGTACACGGTATGTGGCCAAGCGCCCAGTGAGAGATCGTCTACTGAAAGCCAGAGCCATGAAAATCAAAGAGGAACGCAGTGGAATGACCACGGACGATGACGCTGTGAGCGAGATGAAGATGGGTCGTTACTGGAGCAAAGAGGACAGAAAGAGGCATCTAATGCGAGCTCGGGAGCAGAGAAAGAGAAGGGAATTCATGATGCAAAGCAGGTTGGACTGCCTGCGGGAGCAACAACAGCAACAGCAAGGGGTAGAGGGAAAAGGGGAGATGAGCATCATTGCCCTCAGCCACCGCAAGACCATGAAAAAGCGCAACAAAAAGATTCTAGATAATTGGATAACTATCCAAGAGATGCTGGCTCATGGAACACGATCAGCTGATGGCAAGCGAGTTTATAATCCACTGCTCTCTGTCACCACTGTCTGA